The stretch of DNA CCTCCAGCGGGGACGAGCGCTCCTGCTAGCCTCCCTAGCTTCAGCACTGGGTGGAAGAGTAATTGGTGTTGTagttaataaataataatatcaCGGTATAGACTATGTTTGACAATACACTTTAGGTACTAGGTTGTTTGGACTGAAATAACTTTTTCGAGAAAAATTTCATGTAACTTATTTTTTTTTGTACGTGTTTATCAAGTAGCTTATTTACACAAATAAGCTACCTGGAATAAAATATTATCTAGTGTACCATTTCTATCACTGGTACCATTTTTACCCTTAATATTTTATACGAGTATTAAatgctactccctccgtcccgatcataTGTTATAGCCGATTTTTAGTAGCATAATTGACGCCTAAGTAGGCTTGACGGAGGTGAGTGACTCAACCATAACGGCATGATCTGCACCTGAACAAATGACTAGAATTTGACTCGCAGCGAATGTACCCGACCTATCGAATCTGGCCTGGATGTTATTATTAGGTATTAATTATTATTCTTAAAATTTGACTCGCAACGAATGTAACGACCTATCCAATCCAATCCGACCCGAATCTTATTATTAGGTATTGATTATTATTTCTAAATAGTTTGATAACAGTCCATCCAAAATGGAGAAATAAGAACATACATCAGATGTAATACCTCATACCTTATTTGTCattgagcttatgtgtaatttttctgagcttttaaagtttataagttcaattttaattgtttgtcgtcaaaactcaaatttaactgagtttatgtgtaatatttttgagttatattgtaattttttgagtttAATGTTTAAGCGAATGAAATCAGAAATTTCATAATAAAACTCAAAAGCTTTAAgaataaaataaaactcaaaaactttattctAATGCCCAAAAACTACAAAACTAGTAATAGTACTAGTATAGATATATAATCCAATTACTCTCCAAAATATCTCCACCTGATCGGGATGCTAGTAAACCTGAATGACTCAAACCTGAACTCAATCTAATTAACTCGTTTGTCAAGTCTAAACACTAGCGGAAATAATTATACTTGGTAATTGGTATAGGCACCAAGGGAAAAGAAGAAAGATTAGCAACAATGGTAGGTGCAATActaacatcatcatcatcatcatcattgagATTACAACAAGGGAAGAATTGCTGCTCAACTTCATGTTCAAACTTAGGAAACCCAGATGATTTTATTCCTCGTAAAACACAAACTCCTTCAACTCAGCAACATCTTCATCCTCTTTCTATCTCTAAACCTGCTTTAATCGTCCGTACTGAGGTAGTAAACTTCTCAATTCTTTCTTTTATCCTTTTTGGTCTGATTTTGTTCTttcatttattgtttttttttttatgcatttGAGCTCATATTTTGTAATTCAGTATTTCAGTAGTGTATCAAAGATTGGAACTTTGTGCTAAATTTTGGGTATTTTGAGGTTTTGATCAAAGTTTGATTTATGTGGGATGAAGAATATGACTCTAATCCATACAGAGATCTCACATGTGAGTGTCTATATTGAGGAATTAGTAGATGATTGACCGTTTATAAACCAATGAGTTACTCCCCGTATTGCCAGTTGGTTTTAGGATGAAACTCCTTTGAATTAGGAGGTGTTTGACCGTTTTTATAAATCAATGAGTTATTCCTCGTATTACCAGTTGGTTTTAGGATCTTGGAATTGGGAGGTGTTTGACCGTTTTATAAACCAATGGGTTACTCATCGTATTGCCAGTTGGTTTTAGGATGAAACTCCTTGAGTTTTTGGAGTGAACTCTCTCTGGAGTGAACTCTCTCTTCTCCCATGGGCGCGGACTAGGCCCATACAATGATAGAAATGTGGTTGATTTCTGAtcgggattttggtggggaaaatGGTGCCATTttgtattatttataaaatatgatGTGAAGTAGTactaaaaaaattgaaatgaGAGCTAACTCCATGACACAAGATTGTAGATGTGCTTGTTTGAGTTTAGGCAGTCGAAAAATTAGATTGCCGGTTAGGATGCAGTTAAATATCACAACAACATAATTACCCTAGTGCGTTATGGGATCCCGCAATTAGCAGAATGGCAGGGTAATGCTGTTGTGGTATTGGGTATATGAAGCGTTCCCCTTTGCTATAGAGATTGTTTGCCGATGACCCATAATAATAATTCCGTTCTAATGCAATACACAAATGGTAGAACTAAGAGTATGCTTAATATCAGTGATGTTAATTTGATCTGAATGTGTTTGTCTCCTGCCCTATTATATGGCGATTTAATCATCAGCAATCTGCTAAGCCCTTGGCATTTCCTGCAGTCAAATGTCCGGAAAATGAGAAGAAAAAAACCGGAGCCCTCTTGTGTTGATTGTAACGGTAGTGGAAGGGTTGATTGTCACCACTGTCATGGAAAAGGTACTTTCATTTTGTGCATTCTTTGTATGTGCCTTTTGTTAGTCTTCTTTGAGACCAACTAACAGTGTCTTTTTTGTTCATATACTACGGAATATCAAGTTAGTGAATTACAGAGGCATAATTGTTTAGAGGTTTTCTTTTGGATTGACATTGTTTAAAGGGAGGTTCAGTAGCATACGAGAGAACTAGGGAAGTATTTAAAAGTGCCACTTTGACATAGACAGACAAAAACCTAGAAGAAAAGTGGATACTGTTTGAGCAGGAAAAAAATAACGAAACAAAGAAATTGTGGACTCTTAACTGAATATGTAAATATGTATATTAAAAATACCATTAAGCTAAGGTAATCTAACATTGATGGTCGATTCGTTGTGGTAAAAGGCTTTTTTCTTTGTTTCTAGGAATCAGTGGTTACGTATGAATCAAATGTCCAAATGTGAATTATGATGTTGCTATGGGGAATAAAATTCAATTGCCTGTGGGTACTCAATCCTTGTTGGAGATCGTGGGATTGGTCGTCTATTGCTATAGATGGCATATAGAATCTTCATGGTGCTAAGAATATATATTGTGCGCATGGACTGGTGCAATGATGTCAAGGCATGACATTGCTAAATAATGTTCGAATCAGTTAGTAAACCTTGACATGCAGAGTAAAACTATAAACCTCGGGCATCGTTGTTTGGTGCGCCTTTAAAAGCTAAGATCAGAAAGTTTTGATTAAGGGAGTGAGATCCCGATAATTATTTCTTCTTGTTGGATTTGACTATTTGAGGTTGAGGCAGGTTTGCCCTCATCCATCGTTTAGTCGCTAATTTTAGTCAAGGAATTAAACATGGTTCATTTCTTCGCACACCTTCCTTACACAGTCTTTAATACCATATGAATGACCTATCTAAACCAAAAGTCGGGGCTAGACATTGCTCTTGTATCCCAACACTGATTAACTAACTTTTTGGTGCAGGCAGGACAAATTTAACTGAACTAATGATGCTTCCGAAAGGTGAATGGCCAAAATGGTGAGTTTTGTACAGTTCTCCACTTACTCCCATGGTTTAGGTTTAGCCATTTAGTTCA from Silene latifolia isolate original U9 population chromosome 10, ASM4854445v1, whole genome shotgun sequence encodes:
- the LOC141605265 gene encoding uncharacterized protein LOC141605265 yields the protein MVGAILTSSSSSSLRLQQGKNCCSTSCSNLGNPDDFIPRKTQTPSTQQHLHPLSISKPALIVRTESNVRKMRRKKPEPSCVDCNGSGRVDCHHCHGKGRTNLTELMMLPKGEWPKWCKTCGGSGLAYCDRCLGTGEYRDIMGFQFMKREAGLSQRPVKSPTEDKPEHLTAADLFLSQTSPESEF